The following are from one region of the Quercus robur chromosome 1, dhQueRobu3.1, whole genome shotgun sequence genome:
- the LOC126718845 gene encoding protein OSB2, chloroplastic-like: MNTVISRAFAKIASPSPTLSTQKWQHYASLFLQSYTYATTASTSKTPRQYQRRGAAAESSSSKSKSKSTAEVEAEAEPAAATSSEWARPSEIPFQAKLANSVNVIGYVHVPVQFESSSDGKCWAGTVLTQTHQISSPPPSPDSPPLWIPIIFEGDLAHIAACHLKEKNFVHVTGRLSADPPHLNANQGQANIQVMVHSLNFVQPSFQMKNSSTSPEQKWSLKRLASVKNEDDISQSWKLVSQSNLRDIRLKEDNPKVAAYEQKEDDLVLGIDDSTPILVKKKLDSIELADVKRSEDSKINSWRELLDDPKQWWDNRDNKRSGSVNPKSPDFKHKVGGHALWLTDAPSWVLSELGVEVDVKTQKSKQVKQHRGEESWKDLVQNPTKWWDNRLNKRNQRAPDFKHKDTGEGLWLNGSPDWVLPKLPPLKGNKV; encoded by the exons atgaatacagtAATTAGCCGAGCATTTGCCAAAATCGCCTCTCCATCTCCAACCCTTTCCACACAAAAATGGCAGCATTACgcctctctcttccttcaatcTTACACTTACGCCACCACCGCTTCCACCTCTAAAACCCCTAGGCAATATCAACGCCGCGGAGCAGCAGCAGAGAGTTCgagttcaaaatcaaaatcaaaatcgaCGGCGGAGGTTGAGGCCGAGGCCGAGCCTGCAGCGGCGACGAGTTCGGAATGGGCAAGGCCGAGCGAGATTCCATTCCAGGCGAAGCTAGCGAATTCGGTGAACGTGATTGGTTATGTCCACGTTCCGGTTCAGTTCGAATCGTCTTCTGATGGCAAGTGCTGGGCTGGCACTGTGCTTACTCAAACTCACCAAATTTcctctcctcctccttctcctgACTCTCCTCCTCTTTG GATTCCGATAATTTTTGAGGGCGATTTGGCTCATATTGCTGCTTgccatttaaaagaaaaaaattttgttcatgTAACTGGACGACTGAGTGCAGATCCCCCTCATTTGAATGCAAATCAGGGTCAAGCCAATATACAG GTTATGGTGCATAGCCTCAACTTTGTCCAACCGTCTTTTCAAATGAAGAACAGCTCGACATCTCCTGAACAAAAATGGTCCTTAAAACGTTTAG CAAGTGTGAAAAATGAGGATGATATTAGCCAATCATGGAAGTTAGTTTCCCAGTCCAATCTGCGTGACATCAGGTTGAAAGAG GATAATCCAAAAGTTGCAGCATATGAACAGAAGGAAGATGACCTAGTACTCGGTATTGATGATTCAACTCCCATATTGGTCAAAAAGAAGCTTGACTCGATAGAACTCG CTGATGTGAAGAGAAGCGAGGACTCTAAAATTAATTCTTGGAGAGAGCTTCTTGATGATCCGAAACAATGGTGGGATAACCGTGATAATAAGCGCAGTGGATCG GTGAATCCAAAGAGTCCTGATTTCAAACATAAGGTTGGTGGTCATGCACTCTGGCTTACTGATGCACCAAGTTGGGTTTTGTCAGAACTTGGAGTGGAAGTTGATgtgaaaactcaaaaatcaaaacaagtgAAGCAGCATAGAG GTGAGGAATCATGGAAGGACTTGGTGCAAAATCCAACTAAATGGTGGGACAATAGATTGAACAAG AGGAATCAAAGAGCTCCTGACTTTAAGCACAAGGATACTGGTGAGGGTTTGTGGCTCAATGGTTCTCCTGATTGGGTGCTTCCAAAGTTGCCGCCTCTCAAAGGAAACAAGGTATGA